One genomic segment of Octopus sinensis unplaced genomic scaffold, ASM634580v1 Contig02042, whole genome shotgun sequence includes these proteins:
- the LOC115227161 gene encoding protein FAM200B-like translates to MCEGAHLITVSLNISCVLNRVIRIINFVRGSSLNYRQFKVLLDDFGSEYFELPYYTAVRSLSCGNVLNRFYKLQSEIDNFLTSKNNYYPKLSDLAWLSKLSFLVDVTTHMNELNLKL, encoded by the coding sequence ATGTGCGAAGGAGCTCACTTAATTACCGTCAGTTTAAATATCTCATGTGTGTTGAATCGAGTTATTCGCATTATAAACTTTGTTAGAGGGAGCTCACTTAATTACCGTCAGTTTAAAGTTTTACTTGACGATTTTGGAtcagaatattttgaattacCATATTACACTGCAGTTAGATCGCTTAGCTGTGGTAAtgtattaaatagattttataaactTCAAAGTGAGATTGATAATTTTCTAACCAGTAAAAATAACTATTATCCCAAATTATCAGATCTTGCTTGGctatcaaaattatcatttttggttGATGTTACAACTCACATGAATGAGCTAAATCTAAAATTATAA